In the genome of Phlebotomus papatasi isolate M1 chromosome 2, Ppap_2.1, whole genome shotgun sequence, one region contains:
- the LOC129802981 gene encoding uncharacterized protein LOC129802981: MNLKIVRIIKMKSLTILCILILLVIETVSCRPSDRNRPTVSRAEAEDILTQLHDLEPVEDRRILKCYEDDDLMELCQRCAKATKVRHAFPMCCSNEENVRDWCREYVYYGKQT; this comes from the exons ATGAATCTAAAAATCGTGAGAATAATAAAG ATGAAGTCCCTGACAATTTTGTGCATTCTCATCCTCCTGGTAATTGAGACAGTGTCCTGCCGACCATCTGACCGAAACCGACCTACTGTATCCCGCGCAGAGGCTGAGGACATTCTAACGCAACTGCACGATCTTGAGCCAGTAGAAGATCGGCGAATACTAAAGTGCTACGAGGATGATGACTTAATGGAACTTTGCCAGCGCTGTGCAAAGGCTACCAAAGTCAGGCATGCCTTCCCCATGTGCTGCTCAAATGAGGAAAATGTACGGGATTGGTGCAGAGAATACGTCTACTATGGAAAGCAAACCTAG